In Apium graveolens cultivar Ventura chromosome 10, ASM990537v1, whole genome shotgun sequence, the following are encoded in one genomic region:
- the LOC141690463 gene encoding uncharacterized protein LOC141690463, which yields MDKSWISKDRDSLEYEIGVENFLSFAEENTEDSRKIPCPCGRCGNFKKFFVKTIMGHLYENGFSLGYTEWIWHGKKCIETRSSAVCEAAYGTGDYDEEAHEFKRFMADAEQPLFEGSDCTKLESMLKLHNWKSRFGISYVAFTELLSYVGSFLPTGHVLPVNAYEAKNNLSDLGLDYIKFHVCLNDCILYRGIYSESSKCPNCNLSRSKFGKDGRVRTNIPAKVVWYFPIIPRFKRLFKSTSTAEMITWHLDHRIQDGLMRQPADSPFWRNVDHRWPSFGSDSRNLRIALSTDDYWKFHHVRHCLNVMHTEKNVCDNLIGTLLNIRYKSKECEASLCDMMEMGVRDNLAPQEGEKKTYLPPASYTLSKVEKKKVLSSFLHMKLPFGHASNIKNCVSMPDLKMYGLKSHDCHILLQQLLPVAIRSVLPKNVRISIIRLCFFFNSLCNKVVDVSKLDKLQSDRFNKVLKSYVRNRYFPEGCMAESYIKEELVEFFSEFVGQSGTTGLPKKKSKLSGKPSYFILTYEGYVADGVRYFTKERDDSRVVQNSGVSLVAKTVQVSSAKDLNLVESNMTFYGIILDIWELDYHEFKAPLFLCKWAENERGIKVDDIGFTLVDFSRQGYKKDKYVSIDQVKQVFYVEDPVDARCAMKTFNAQTGRGNIVPKIKNLVGSPKQLGGHECGYVVMRYMKDWANKSLKSYKIKELDVVRIEALGHIQDKI from the exons ATGGATAAGTCGTGGATTTCGAAAGATAGGGATTCATTAGAGTACGAAATAGGGGTGGAAAATTTCTTGAGCTTTGCAGAAGAAAATACAGAAGATTCTAGGAAAATTCCTTGTCCATGTGGACGGTGTggtaattttaaaaaattctttGTAAAAACAATCATGGGTCATTTGTACGAGAATGGTTTTAGTTTAGGGTATACTGAATGGATTTGGCACGGGAAAAAATGTATTGAAACTAGGTCTTCTGCTG TTTGTGAGGCAGCATATGGTACGGGTGATTATGATGAAGAGGCGCATGAGTTTAAGAGGTTTATGGCTGACGCCGAACAACCTTTGTTTGAGGGTAGTGACTGTACAAAGTTAGAATCGATGTTAAAATTGCACAACTGGAAATCGAGGTTTGGAATTAGCTATGTCGCCTTCACCGAGCTACTGTCTTATGTTGGCTCTTTCCTTCCTACTGGTCATGTTTTGCCGGTTAATGCATATGAAGCCAAAAATAACCTATCTGATCTAGGACTAGACTATATAAAGTTCCATGTGTGTCTGAATGATTGCATACTATATAGAGGTATATACAGTGAGTCTTCTAAGTGCCCCAACTGTAATTTATCTCGATCAAAATTTGGGAAGGATGGTAGAGTTAGAACTAATATTCCAGCCAAAGTTGTATGGTACTTCCCCATTATTCCCAGATTTAAGCGATTGTTTAAATCTACTTCTACTGCTGAAATGATAACTTGGCATTTAGACCACCGCATTCAAGATGGCCTGATGCGCCAACCAGCTGACTCTCCTTTTTGGAGGAATGTCGATCACAGGTGGCCTAGCTTCGGTAGTGACTCCAGAAATCTTCGTATAGCTTTGTCAACCGATG ATTACTGGAAGTTTCACCATGTGCGGCATTGTCTCAATGTTATGCACACTGAGAAAAATGTGTGTGATAATCTGATTGGTACTCTATTGAATATACGCTATAAATCCAAAGAGTGCGAGGCATCACTCTGTGATATGATGGAGATGGGTGTTAGGGACAACTTAGCTCCACAGGAAGGCGAAAAGAAAACATACTTACCCCCTGCCTCTTATACTTTGTCAAAGGTTGAAAAAAAGAAAGTTTTGTCATCATTCTTACACATGAAACTTCCGTTTGGACATGCATCAAATATCAAAAATTGTGTGTCGATGCCTGATTTGAAGATGTACGGGCTCAAGTCCCATGACTGCCACATCCTCCTCCAACAGTTGCTCCCTGTTGCCATTCGTTCGGTTCTCCCAAAGAATGTTAGAATCAGCATAATTAGGCTGTGTTTCTTTTTCAACTCATTGTGCAACAAAGTTGTAGATGTATCAAAACTGGATAAATTGCAGTCAGAT CGGTTTAATAAAGTATTAAAGAGTTATGTAAGAAACCGTTATTTTCCAGAAGGTTGTATGGCAGAAAGCTATATAAAAGAAGAATTAGTTGAATTCTTCTCAGAGTTTGTTGGACAGAGTGGCACTACAGGCCTTCCAAAGAAAAAAAGTAAGCTTTCAG GAAAACCATCATATTTTATTCTCACATACGAAGGGTATGTAGCCGACGGGGTCCGATACTTCACAAAGGAGAGAGATGATTCGAGAGTTGTCCAGAATAGTGGCGTGTCTTTAGTGGCCAAGACGGTGCAAGTCTCAAGTGCCAAGGATTTGAATTTGGTGGAGAGCAATATGACATTTTATGGAATCATCTTAGATATTTGGGAGTTAGATTATCATGAATTCAAAGCCCCTTTATTCTTGTGTAAGTGGGCAGAGAATGAAAGAGGAATTAAGGTAGATGATATAGGATTCACACTTGTGGACTTCAGTCGACAAGGATACAAGAAGGACAAATATGTGTCTATCGACCAAGTGAAGCAGGTTTTTTATGTAGAAGATCCGGTTGATGCTAGATG TGCAATGAAGACTTTCAATGCTCAGACTGGAAGGGGAAACATTGTTCCAAAGATTAAAAATCTGGTC GGGTCTCCTAAGCAACTAGGTGGCCACGAATGTGGTTACGTTGTTATGCGATACATGAAAGAT TGGGCCAATAAGAGTCTGAAGTCTTACAAAATAAAGGAGCTGGATGTGGTCCGTATCGAGGCGCTTGGTCATATCCAAGACAAGATATAG